GGACTGGAACCTTTGGTTGCGGTATGGTTATGGCAATAAGTTCGTTTATGTGCCAAAAACAACGTCTTTGTTTAGAACTCCTGGTGACCCCACTGTAAGGGTGGAACGGCATATGCAGTTGCATGAAGCTTATTATATTGCCAAGAATCATGCAGTGAAAACGTGTAAGAGTTATACCTGAGTTCGTGCTTTAGCGGTTTTGGGTATTGAGTTTTGTGAATTGAGTCATTCTGTGTGAGTGGCTCTTTTTTTGTATTTCTCTACTGATGTAGCTCTGGCTTGTTAGTAAGTGGTTGGTTTTGTATACGGCTTGTTGACTCTTTATTGGTTTTTTGCTCCTCAATATTCTGGTTTTTTCCAGACGGATGGGGCAGCCCTTTAAATAAGCAAATCAAGCTGTTTCGGGAGGGGCGCAGGCCTGGGCCAGGATGGTTTTGAGCGGTGCCCGTCCTGTGTCCGTCAACGATTCAGTCCACCGTGTACGTGACTGGGTTTGAGGTGTTTTTCGCTCTTGGCGGTAGGGGCTTGAGCCTTTTTTGTTGGGCGCTGCGGCTAGGCCATAGGTAAGGAACCCGATATTTCGGAGCTATTTTGAATGTTAAGACCAAAAAATGTTATAAATCAGTTTTGGTTGGTTTCGCGCTTGTCTGCTCCGAGTCGGTGACCGCGTTTGTGGTTCACTCGGCCCAAGGGGGCTAACGTCGTCGACGTATAGTCGTCGCTGGAACCAGGGAGTGGTCATTTGCAAGTGTTACCCTTTTTTGTAGGGCTATGGTTGTAGCCGTCTTACAGGGTGTTCGTATTAGTGCAGATAATTTACTCGTTTGGAAGTGCGTTGCTGAGAGTCAGCATGCCCATAGGATTTTTTGACGCATATGCTAAATATTAGTGATTTGTCATCAGTGGACAAACAAAAAGTCTTCGACTATCTCAAGTGGAACAGTTTCCGTTCCGAGAAGTACAAGGTTTTATACGTTAGTGCCCCCAAGGTTGCGAGTACTTCCCTGAAGTGGTGGTTTGCGTCACTGGAAGGTTGTTCGCAGGCCTTGCGTGGAGTCGGTGAGGCGGCGGGAAGCACTTCTGATCAAGTTGTTCACGAGTTTCACAAGGTTGCGCCTCATGTCAGCGGGCTGGAAATAGACGACCTTTTGGAATCCCTTCTCTCTGATACATATTTTCGATTTGCCGCCGTACGAAACCCATACAAGCGTATCTTCTCTGCATGGCAGTCGAAAATACTGTTGCAAGATCCACAGCAGGTCGCATCGTATCCAAAGTTTGAGTTGTTACAGCTGCCGGTAAAAAGCGTAGCGGATGTTGCTTCGGCTTTTGAGGCGTTTCTGGAGTATCTCGCAAGCAATCGCGCATCTTCACCTGAGAAGGATTTTTGGGCGCCTCAAGCCACGCTATTGCGTCCGGATTTGATCAATTATTCCTTGTTGGTCAAAATTGAAAATTCCTCTGGACTCCATAAAGCATTATCGGAGCACTTCGGTGAGCAGACCACCGATCCTTTTGCAGAACCTTCGCCAAGTGAAAATATCATTCCCTTCCTTCCTGATTTTATAACGGAACGAAGTGCGAGCTTGATTAAAGAGTTGTATGCCGAAGATTTTGATGTTTTCGAATATGACGGGCAGGTACCAGAACGTACAGAAGCGTTTTCGGTAGAGCAGTTGGATCTCGCGTTTGACGCGGCCAGGCTGATTCGGGAAAGTCGTCAACAAATAGATGCGCGCGCCCTTAAAATCCAGGACTTGACTCAACAGGTCGAGGATTTTAATCAGCGAATTGCGTCATTGAATCCGACCCTGTTTGAACGTGAATCGCAGTTAAAAGAGCTCATGGGTTCTTTGGTTAAGCGCGACCGACATATTGCCAGTCTTGAGCAATCTGTGGGTGTGCTCAACAGGCAGTTAGTCGACCTCAAAGCCGTCTTGGTTGATCACGAAAAAGAGGGTATCAGTCTGAAGGCTGATCTGCTCAAGATGCAGCAGGAATTCCATGCATTACTCTTTTCGCATTCCTGGCGTTTAACCTCGCCTGTGCGAATAGTTTCAGGGTTTGTGCGAGAGTCCGTCCATAACGTCAGAACGCTGACATGGAGTAAAGTACTCGACTCGTTAAGGCGTCGTCGAGAGCTGTATAACGAAAACACTCTTCGTGAGATTCACGAAAGCGGGTTGTTTGATCCGGATTATTACCTTGCCAGTAATGCAGATGTGCGTGCAAAAGGCACTGATCCACTCAAGCACTACATGCTCAAGGGTTGGATAGAAAATCGCAATCCTTGCGCCGCTTTCAGTCCTTCGGATTATCTGTTGGCCAACCCTGATGTTGCCGAGGCTCAGGTACATCCGCTGCTTCACTACATTCAATGTGGCCAGCTCGAAGGTCGTCCAGTCAGATTGCCAGCTCGCATTTGCGAAATGACGGCGGTCAAGCGTCGTCCCGTCGGGCGTAATGCGGTTTTCAAGCCGTATGGTGAATATACACCGATACCGGTACTCAAGGCTGTGCTTGAGGCACAGATCGAAGTCGTCAAAAAGTCAGGATTGTTCGACGAGAAGTACTACCTTGCAATGTACAGCGATGTACCACAGGTCTCGGTAGATCCGCTCAGGCACTACTCTGAACAGGGCTGGCGCGAAGGTAAAAATCCGTCCATGGACTTTGATACCCGCGCCTACCTCGCACTTTACAAAGACATTCAACACATTGGTCTCAACCCGCTTTGGCATTACATTGTCACTGGCGCGGCAGAGCATAGAATAGCGGTACCGGACGCGCTCATTAATCACGAAAACGACATCCGTTTTGGTGAAGTTAACAGCGACATCAAGTTGCTCGCGTTCTATGTATCGCCTGACTGGGAGGCGTTGCGTAGTGCCAGATTCGCTTCCAAGGGCAATCCGCAGCGATCACGCCCTGATAAGATGCTTGGGTTGTATGATTCGTTGGACGGGAGTGTGCTCACCCAGCAGGCACTCAGTGCCAAGAGTCATGGCTTTTTCGGCTTTTGTTTCAAGCTGAGTGCAGATTCGGTTGCGCAAGCGTCGCCACAGCCTCTGGATACCTTTCTTGCCCATACGGAAATCGACTTTAATTTCTGCATTCAAATAGATTTGCATCAGGACGGTCTGTCGAACAACTTGATTACGCCTGTCGTTGCAGTTCTGGCTGATAAGCGATGTGTGCAGGTTGATGAGCGACCCGTCATCGTGGTTAAGCTCAATGAATACGACGAAGACATAGTTGATTCAATTCGCAAGCTCCGTGAGCGATTGGATGAACTGTGTGATGGCGTGTACCTGATTGCTCAGTTTGGTTTCGCGGGTTCGGAAGAGTTGGCGCAGGACCTGGATGGTTTGTGTGACGCCGCGCTTGATCTTTCTGCAGATCCTGTGCCGGGCGAAACTGGCGTATTTCCACCGCAAAACAAGAATGGAATAGATACCGTTCCGTATAATCTTGTTGCTTCGCAAGGGATCGTGCGAGCACAGAAAGCACATCTTCGTGCTA
The window above is part of the Pseudomonas sp. B21-048 genome. Proteins encoded here:
- a CDS encoding glycosyltransferase, whose protein sequence is MLNISDLSSVDKQKVFDYLKWNSFRSEKYKVLYVSAPKVASTSLKWWFASLEGCSQALRGVGEAAGSTSDQVVHEFHKVAPHVSGLEIDDLLESLLSDTYFRFAAVRNPYKRIFSAWQSKILLQDPQQVASYPKFELLQLPVKSVADVASAFEAFLEYLASNRASSPEKDFWAPQATLLRPDLINYSLLVKIENSSGLHKALSEHFGEQTTDPFAEPSPSENIIPFLPDFITERSASLIKELYAEDFDVFEYDGQVPERTEAFSVEQLDLAFDAARLIRESRQQIDARALKIQDLTQQVEDFNQRIASLNPTLFERESQLKELMGSLVKRDRHIASLEQSVGVLNRQLVDLKAVLVDHEKEGISLKADLLKMQQEFHALLFSHSWRLTSPVRIVSGFVRESVHNVRTLTWSKVLDSLRRRRELYNENTLREIHESGLFDPDYYLASNADVRAKGTDPLKHYMLKGWIENRNPCAAFSPSDYLLANPDVAEAQVHPLLHYIQCGQLEGRPVRLPARICEMTAVKRRPVGRNAVFKPYGEYTPIPVLKAVLEAQIEVVKKSGLFDEKYYLAMYSDVPQVSVDPLRHYSEQGWREGKNPSMDFDTRAYLALYKDIQHIGLNPLWHYIVTGAAEHRIAVPDALINHENDIRFGEVNSDIKLLAFYVSPDWEALRSARFASKGNPQRSRPDKMLGLYDSLDGSVLTQQALSAKSHGFFGFCFKLSADSVAQASPQPLDTFLAHTEIDFNFCIQIDLHQDGLSNNLITPVVAVLADKRCVQVDERPVIVVKLNEYDEDIVDSIRKLRERLDELCDGVYLIAQFGFAGSEELAQDLDGLCDAALDLSADPVPGETGVFPPQNKNGIDTVPYNLVASQGIVRAQKAHLRATPVFHAISLGRDETALKQYSPLVYSRFHIRDYGRWLDAAIRGARKALPEDRRLLFVNAWNNWQEGLYLEPDSITGFGRLNETTRALLDIDSSVVMPKISVIVPNYNHESYLARRLDSIYGQTYKNIEVILMDDCSTDDSRSVLTGYAEKYPDITRLLFNETNSGGVFHQWAKGIKAATGDLVWVAESDDYCDERFLAALVSCFDDEAVMLAYSKCEFVTTDEVVMPDQFLNYVSDLDCANKWAGSYVSTAHNEVRSALGIKNTIPNASGVIFKRPVDMPLLDDQSWLSMKVAGDWVFYLHILRGGKIAYSTEGTNFFRRHYASTANTTYRKEVFYRELGVANRTIQSLYNVPMSVLEACEESSKKLYDHYVGGSAEEFLRWYDHDSIVRARADRLPNVMVSTIGFYPGGAEILPIRLANEFKRQGISVSLFSAGIPKREDGVRKMLRNDVPVIETSNIESVKAIIHDFGIEALNSHQWYVQKYPVDVPDVFSELGAHVAALHGMIEHGNGVTDEQLRIADKGVSTWVYTAEKNLVPFSDISLYDKSSPRFVKVPNGLQPPEIVPISRVQMGIPEDAFVLCCVSRAIPDKGWGEAIQAVELARSLSGRDIRIILVGNGLVYDEYCQAGAPDFVYLAGFSDNSVGHYAAADMGIMLSTFRSESFPLTIVDCLFAGKPYIATDVGDIKNMLTIESGVAGEIIELEDWVVPIESTARVIAAFATDERKYQEAVGLVKDVSSRYRIDAVASQYLRLFERDIQQRRAESAKAEGSGMTVQDL